The genome window actgtccggtgtaacaacggggcaacggctacttcggcgccaacggctacctgcggacgcattaaatgcgcgccagcgcgcgcagaagtcaggcacgcccatgctggcgcaccggacactctacagtgcatgtctggtgcgccaccggacatacaggcgggcccagaagtcagacctccaacggtcggaacccaacggttttggtgacgtggccggcgcaccggacatgtccggtgtgcaccggactgtctggtgcaccatgcgacagacagccccaccaaacggctagtttggtggttggggctataaatacccccaaccacccaccattcattgcatccaagttttccacttctcaaccacttacaagagctaggcattcaattctagacacaccaaagagatcaaatcctctccaactccactcaaggctttagtgattagcgagagagatttgtcgtgttcttttgagctcttgcgcttggattgcttcttttctttctcacttgttcttgtgatcaaaactccattgtaatcaaggcaagaggcaccaattgtgtggtggcccttgcggggaagttttgttcccggttttgatttgagaagagaagctcactcggtccgagggaccgtttgagagagggtaagggttgaaagagacctggcctttgtggcctcctcaactgggagtaggtttgcgagaaccgaacctcggtaaaacaaatctgcgtgtcacactcttcatttgcttgcgatttgttttacgccctctctcttggactcgtttatatttctaatgctaactcggcttgtagttgtgtttatatttgtaaatttcagtttcgccctattcaccccccctctaggcgactatcacccgcCCATTcccgcccgacgtcccggcggatcggctcaagcgctcccgctccctcgtcgagcctggccggcaccccgcggatttgctcgagctgtgggtcatgaccccccgctagaacggggaccacagctagctcccgtaggacgtcaacacgaggcacaggcctagggagatcaccgttctctggcataccaagatggttgccttcggagagaccccctagatcgacgtggaaacattcgcgacttgggccgcagtcctcgtcgccgaggctgcggctaccgtcggaacggtcggaaaggcagtagtctcatgcggtcatgaagtcccgcacgacactggggttaccaagtccggagaagtcccaacagaagtcgggctcgtcatcttcctcggaccccgagggcccgtaggtcgtgacgtccgtcagccggtcccagggtgaccgcataagataccccggagggttcgaactcgcctctacgagagcgtccgccaaagcgaagccgtttggcgggtcgaggctgaatccaaggggcttgagatgggaatcggtcggtaactcttggtcgacgggcggtgaggaagtcacgtcagggactgactgcaccgtcgtctcaggtacgagggtgacgcccagcaagcctttcgcgagcgtgttggcgtcgtccgtttgcttggaattggcgtgttgcggggagacggcgttcgtcttcgtctcaaacgcgaggtcgatgcccgacgcgccccccgttggggcgccggcgccgtcgactcgctcgacagccgacgaggcagcgcctcctgcttggccttggttgccccgcctcctcctccgtcggcgggggagagggcggggtgagctcgaatattgttcttccaccacgcggggaagacgtcgtcgattccgccgccgacgggcgggctgtcggccgccattgtcgctgtcgcacgacgggggaaggagtatcatgtcgtagctgccgtcgagggacatgaactcaagactcccgaaacggagcaccgtcctgggctggaaaggttgctggagactgcccatctggagcttgacgggaagctgttcgtcaacacgcagcaggcccctacctggcgcgccaactttcggcgtttcgagaccggggggtccctgggccgacgagtgaaatgtcgccgcgtgccccagcccagatgggtcggcgcgaggccgagcacgaaggggggaagaaggctaaagaggtggaaatcccgtggccttcgtgttcgtcccgcgcccaggtcgggtgcgcttgcagtagggggttacaagcgttccacgcgggagggagcgagtggcctcacgcgagcaccagtcccgtcctcttccccgcgcggccaaccctctgtaagagggccctggtccttccttttataggcgcaaggagaggatccaggtgtacaatggggggtgtagcagagtgctacgtgtctagcggaggagagctagcgccctaagtacatgccattgtggcagccggagaggttttggcacccggttcatgtggtgttgtggccgtcggaggagcgctggagcctggcggaaggacagctgtcggggctgttgagtccttgctgacgtcctcttgcttccgtaagggggctgagagccgccgtcgtcaaagagcgtgcggggtgccatcattacttgtctagcGGAGCGAGTTAGATGGgatgccagtcttgttccccgtagcctgagtcagcttggggtagggtaatgatggcgcctcctgttgacgtggtcggtccgcgccctaggttgggcgatgtggaggctccttcgaggtcgaggtcgagtctgtcttccgtggccgaggtcgagtccgagcccctaggtcgggcgaggcggagttcgtcgtctttcggggctgagcccgagtccgagccctggggtcgggcggatcagagttcgccgtcttccggggctgagcccgagtccgagccctggggtcgggcggatcggagttcgccgtcttccggggctgagcccgagtccgagccctgggtcgggcggagcggatttcgccgtcttccggggctgagcccgagtccgagccctgggtcgggcggagcggagttcgccgtcttccgggctgagcccgagtccgagccctgggtcgggcggagcggagtttcctatggtgcctgaggccgggcctgactgcctgtcagcctcactctgtcgagtggcacagcggtcggagcggcgcaggcggcgctgtccttctgtcaagccagtcagtggagcggcgaagtgactgcggtcacttcggctctgtcgactggaggacgcgcgtcaggataaaggtgtcaggccacctttgcataaaatgcccctgcaatttggtcggttggcgtggcgatttggccagggttgcttcttggcaaagactgggcctcgggcgagccggaagtatgttcgtcgctggagggggcctcgggcgagacggagatcctccggggtcggctgcccttacccgaggctgggctcgggcgaggcgtgatcgagtccctcgaatggaccgatccctgacttagtcgcacccatcaggcctttgcagctttgtgctgatgggggttaccagctgagaattaggagacttgagggtacccctaattatggtccgcgACACACCTGAACACAACGCATGCAGGCTATGCAGGTGCAGGTATTCAGTTACTAACTCACTCACCGATCTGAGGTTGTTGGAGATCGTAGGGGTCCCTGGAATCCAGCAATCCGGTGGGCGACGCGCAGCCGGTGAACTCGGCTCTGCCATGGTGCGCGTGCTGCAGCTTCCTGCATCCAGACAAAACGATAAAACCGAAAAAGAAGCTTTTTTAGGTGGCAACTGAAGCTATCGAAACAAACAAGCAACGCAACCCAACGTGCAATGCAGTGCAATTGCAATGTGACTGAAGAGAAGCGTGGATGTGGATGAGAATGCGATGCATGCAGGCAGGCAATGGGCAATGCAACAGAGAAGAAGGGAGAACGGACCTGAACCTGTCGGGGACCTTGCCCTTCTCCTTGTATGCTGAGGATGTACCCACGAACAATATGTTTCAGACATTGATTAGCGAAGACACATTGTAATCAATGTAGGGCAGCAATAAGCAAAAGAAATAAAATTTTCAAAAAGAATCGGGGAAAATCATAAAATGAGACAATAAACAGAATGAACCAGAAGCAACCTAAATAAGATAGATAAAGCGCAAGACGACAAAGCAATTACAGAACAGGAATATACAGAATGAGAAAAGAAGGCAGACCTCACTGGTAACCTCACTGATCAGTTGCTTTGCAGCTTCAATTTGTTCTTGAGTATCATCAATATGCACAGTTCTTTCAGTTGAAGTATCACCAGCACGAATGGTAACCTCACTGGTAACCTCACTGATCAGTTGAAGTATCACCAGAACAAAACAAAAGGCTGTGAGCATAATGAGTAATACCTCTGCCAGAACTTCTTTGATCAACTGTTCAGCTTTGCTTAGCTGCTCAGGTTTGCCAGAAAGCTCAACTTGCCTTGTCAGTGCACCAGGTTCAGCTTCATGGTCTCTTGTGACTTGAATCTTTGCTCCTGATTGAAGTTGGATATACCTAATAGTTTCCCCGGCTTTTCCAATGATAACACCAACCTACAGCAAGTTGACAACAGTGCCAGTTAAAGAGAATACAAACATCACACTTCTGGATGCACTTTCTAAATTCAGTGACAGAAAACAGAATGAACAAAAAGCTTACCCTTCCATTTGGAATTTCAATCTTTTTGCTTGTACCCTGATATCCACCATAAGAGGAGTACTGAGGTGCGCTGCTCTGAGAAGATAATTGCGGGATAGAGGCCCCATGCCCTGATACAGAAACCAGCAGCATTCTAAATTCATTTGCTATCATCGAAATTTATGGTGATTATTGAATTATGAACTATGAAAAATAAAAATTTAAATTCGTGTGGACCACGAGTCATGGTAATGAAAGGGATGCATGTATAAACACAAAAGCAACAGCTTCACAACATGCTAACTTCACAATTTAAGATTGAATGAACATACTATTTTAAGACAGTGGATACAATCAGACTCGAGTTAAGACAGGCTAATGAGCTGGGATGCAGCAATAGTTCGATTTTGCGTTGATGCCACATTAAAACAAGCAGGGAAACGATTAATAGTAAGACAGCTATAAACATACTCCACTCGATAACATAAAAACATACTCGACAACAGGCAACCTTGAGCACAGTTAGGATAGAATAAAGGTCTAAAACACGCTTCTCCACATCAAGTAGAAGCACACGACCAAATTTAGAAGAAAAAAACAAGAGAGAGAGTCGTACCATGGCTCCCCGTGGATTCGCCAGTCGAGGTCGGATTGAGGATGAAGACAGCGCCAACGAAAAGAATATAGAATATAAAATAACTCATATCGTTCAGAATTTAACACTCTTTTAAAAACATTCCAACCAAACATGCATATAATAATAATGAACAAACACAATACATCGATAAGTATCAACCGATCCCTTGCTAACTTTTAGCAGGAAGTTGTTTGCACTCACCTACTAATAGGTAGTTTGATAGTGAGTTGAAGATGCATATGAATTATTAGCGCATATTAGCAACTCCAAATCTGCTAATGAAACTAATAACAGACCTTCAGGTCCTTCAACAAATAATTAGCAGGTCTATTTAGACCCACTCATATAAATTTTAACTGCTAAATTTTAATGCTAATGGATCTAGACATGCCCTTATTGATAAAGGAAATGAAGAAGCAACACGAATTGAAAAGGAACGCCTTCTTCAGTTTCATGGGTCCATATTTGATACATATATATGAAATGCAATACGAAATTTGTAGGGAAATTAAACATGACATGACCAAAGGGGACTGCAATTGGTCTGGGGATGATGGATAACAATATCCAGTGCAAACAACAATGCATACGCAGCAGACTGAGTGTAAAGATATGTAGCAATTACTGGTTGAATCGATGGTGACCTGACCTAGCAGCCTTGAAACGCGTTGAATTGCTAGGAGAGTGAAGGAAACAACCACCTCGAAGCTCAACAATCGCATAGGGTCCGACACCCTCCTGGTTCGGTCCAAGCACGTACCAGCCGGCCTcggtggcggcggcgggcgcACTGCTGGTCTCCATGGCCATGGGCACCCAAACTCGAAGAGAAGGAGGCAGACGAACTGAATGGGTACTGGGCGAAGAAACAACCACCTCGGAGGAGAGCGATGGGGGCGGGGGTTGTTGAGAGCGCGGGGAGCAGATCGTCGGTGCTTACTGACTCGCCAGATCCACGCCGTCCCGTCCTGCGCGCCAGGGTCACACCACGCGGATCCGCTTCTTGGGCGGCAGGGCGCGGAACACGGTGGTGAGGTCGCGCGACGGGGAAGAAGTCCCGGCGAGCCGGCGCCGCGGAGGAGGGCGGAGACGGCCTGCTGCGCTTGTTGGCGGGCGTCGACGGCAGCGGAGGCGCCCACACCGGCTTCCGCGGCGCTGGCGGGCACTCGGCCGGCCGCTGCAGCTGGTTCCTCACGGACGTAGGCATGGTGGGCTCCGCCTCCTGCGGGCCCTCCAACCCGGTCTCCCCCTGCTGCTACTCCGCCGGCGGTGAGGTGTGGCTAGAGTGCGAGACGGGGCGTGGGGAGGGAGTGCATGCGGGAGAGGCAGAAGgaaaggcagaggagatggcgggCGTTGCGGGTTGCGGGAGCGGATTCGTGGCGGGCGGGCGAATTGCAGCGACGGGAAGTTCGCGGCGGGCGGGTTTTGGCGGACGTCTCGGCGGGGTTCGCGGCGGGCGTATCGCGGACGCGTGCGGGCAGATGTTTGGCGGTGACGTTGAAGGAGATGGTGGAGTTAGACGCCGGGTCGGCGGGCGCCAGCGCGAACCGCTGCAGCACGACGTCGTCGACCGTGGCCTTGGGCGGAGGCGAGCACCAGGACGGTGATGAGGCTAGGGTTTTTTTTGGATCAGAGGAAAAACAAGGATCGCGAGCGGGTGTACGCATCGGGGGGGAGGGGGGAGAGTGCGCATCGGACGACAGAGGGTCTGTATGGCGTATCGGACGGTCCAGATCGCTGGAAGGCAGAACATGTCaggggcagcctaccccttaccgtcttaatatagtatagatatatatataaaCTAGTTTACCTACAGACTAGTTATTCAATTAAAATTGGGTCACACAAGTACTCGGTCGTGTTAGAGTCAAAAGTTTTTAGAATTAGCAGGACCAAAGCCAGGtatatgagatgtgactttgATAGTACAATAAGTGAGGATGGAGATGTAATCTTGGGAGACCAGCTAGTACCTAAGAAGAACACCTTCCGTTTTTTGGATCGATGCTACAGAAAGATGGTGATATTGATGAAAATATTAGCATAGAATCAAAGCGGGTGGATGAATGGCGTCTGTTGAGTTTATGATTCAAATTCTGGATAAGAGGCCGGGTTGACGAGCGAAGCGGAGGGCCGCCGCCAGAGGCTTGGACGCCATGGGGTGCGGGGGGCGGAGTCCCCTGCGGTATATATTATTGACCCTAATTTTGTAAGCCACCGTCTAAGGACGACGTTCTGACACTCTAAATTATAGTCAAGGTTTCACCTGGCTGGTCTCGTGGTTTTTCGCTTCGCATTGAAGGGTTTCCCACATAAATCTGTGTGTCAAGATCTATGCTTTTTGATTGATTACTTCGTTATTTTGCCTGTCGATTATGCTAACAGCGTCAAGCATCGAGAGTCTTATGTAACAATATAGTGTCACAGAAGATGAAAGGCAAGTTATACAGGACGATGATTATATCTGCTACGTTATAGGGGGCTGAGTGTTGGTCTATTAAGAGACGACATATTTAACAACTAAGTGTCACAGAGATGCATATGTTACGTTAGATATGTGGGAACAAAAGATTGGATCGAATGAAAAACAATGACATACACGATCGAGCCACATGGTCAAACTGTCCGACGATGCGCAGGTACCAAATTTGATGCTCCACACTGCTAAACGATGTACTCCTGGTCGAAACAAAGTAAGCATCGATTGTTCCTTCACAAAGAGAAAAGTAAACTGTACTTATCTACGCAAAAGTTATTTTATGATAAATATTTTCATGCAATCAAACTATCAAAATTCTAACAAAACTTTATATATTATTTACTCTGCCAACATATCATATTTTAAATTACCTATGTTCAATATATAGAAAATTCTGCCATCTTCAATCTTTTATATTGGATATTATGCTCTCTTTTTATATCTCTCAACGTAAGATGAATTAGAACTTAAATTTTTATCAATTTTAAAATATGATAATTTAGTATTTCGAAGATGCTCATATAAAAATACTATATTGGGTACGTACGTTCATATGTTCGCGTGTTCCTCAACGCAGGTCGGCTGGAGCCTGGAGCTGACCAATTCTGTGCTTAGCAAGCAGCTAATTTATGTCATGTGTTCAACAAAACTTCCTCAAGCAGTCAAGCTGTTATCATGGCTATGGACTCTTGTCGTCGCTCATTCCTTTGGACAGGTAAAGATGGAGCCCTAGGAGCCCGAAGCCTGGTGGCATGGGAAACTATGTGTAAAGGTAAAGCGTCAGGGAGGTCTGGTGTCAAAAACCCGAGTCTGCAAAACACTTGCTTCCTACTGAAGCTAATTCACAATTTCTATACCGTTCTTTTTTTATTTATCACGTTTAGTTAAAAAATAAACTAACGTGCTATAAATATTTGAGAACGGAGGCCAGACTACCAGCCAGATCCTCCTGGATTGCTTAAATTCAAGAAACCAACGCCATCAAGCCTGCTGGCGAACACTAGGACACCCTGCAACAAATCATCTCCATCTATAGAGCCATTACCACAGTCACCCTAGGCAATGACATGAACACAAACTTCTGGTTGGACAACTGTCTCTCTTGTGTCCCAATAATTGACTGCTTCTAATCTTTGGCCAGCCATGCCAAGACTGCTTCCAAGTCAGTAAATCAAGTGTTGAGCGAAGGATTAATCTGTCATCTCAAGGATCGTCTTAGTACAACAGCTACCCAAGAGCTTATAGAGCTTCAGCAACTTATCAGCCCAATATCCCTCTCTGACCAAGCGACGTGAGACGAATCCCCCTGATCGAGCCTAACCGAAACCTGAAAACTGGAAGCCTCTACAAAATGCTGCAAAGTTCACTCGCTCGCTCCAAAAAAATCATATCCAACCAGTAGTGGAGAAAATCGAACAGCGACTTGCCAGATGGAAAGGCTAAGGAGTAAGGACTACTGCAGTGTGGCCACTGAAAGTCGCCGCGGCGGCACTCCAAACCTGCTGGATTGGGCCTCTTGATCGTGTTCTGGGACCCTGCAGCCACAGCCCGACTAAATGGGCGGTAGGTATCAAGAAGCAGAAGCTCGCCTTTAGCGGGCCTAGAAACTCTTGTTAGAGAAATAAGTGGGCCATCCGGGGTATCAGGCCCGGCCCAGACCAGCCAATGAAGATGAAGAACGTTCTAGAGGGCACCCGCGAGAGCCGAGAGCCGGGAGCACGTTGCCACGTTGCGGCGGTGCGGCGCACATCTCCCAGGGACAGGCTCGTAATTTTTCCACTGGCCATCGCACCCATTCATAAAACCCTAAACCCAGGACCCAGGTTTATCGGTGAGGCGAGCCGCGAGTGGAACTGTGGAAGCGTTGAGCTTTTTTCTTCTTTGTCTTGCTGCGCAAGAAGAAGGGAAACGAGAGGCGGGCGGCGATGGCGAAGAGGCTGCTCCCGTCGCTGAACCGGGTGCTGGTGGAGAAGCTGGTGCAGCCCAAGAAGACCGCCGGCGGCATCCTCGTCCCGGAAACATCCAAGCAGGTAGCAGCACCATCGCCCGCTAATCGCTAATGTTGTTTTTGATTAGTTTAGTGGATTCAATTTCCGGCGAGGGACGTTTAGATCATGGTGTCAAGAAAGGTGTTCCGCGCCGCTCGCTTGCCTAACTGAAAACGTCTGCAGGGGTTGGGCGGTTGCAGGTTGGGCGATTTGGATCGCTTTGCAGGTTGCGAATAGTTGTAAGCAGCTGCAAATTTCTCTCGATTCTTCCACCCACTGGTGAAGTTAGTTCTCATTGGGTTGTGGTTAGGTCTATGCGATTCAGATTGCTTGGTTTGGACTGCGATTCTTAACTTAGGTATAACAATATTATCGTTCAAGTGGGTATGTTTTTTTATGAAGCATAAATTCTCTAACCACGTGCTGTTCTCGGATCAAAAAAACCAACTCAGTTGCAAGTGAATTCCTGCTGTGAAATACATACATACTATATAcagttttggattcaaccaaCGCTAGCATCGGTCAATCTATTGTGGTCACTGTATCCGTCCCGACAACAAAAATACATATATTCGTATCCGAAAATTCGAGTTATTTTGCTACTTGTATCCGTACCCAACCCGGTACCTGtctcgttttcatccctagcccTCCGCCACCACCCCCAAAGTGGAGGGG of Zea mays cultivar B73 chromosome 8, Zm-B73-REFERENCE-NAM-5.0, whole genome shotgun sequence contains these proteins:
- the LOC103636392 gene encoding uncharacterized protein LOC103636392 isoform 2 (isoform 2 is encoded by transcript variant 2), giving the protein MAKRLLPSLNRVLVEKLVQPKKTAGGILVPETSKQIRLMSFLRLLPQRLPQLIRWSKMLRL